In a genomic window of Cytobacillus sp. FSL H8-0458:
- a CDS encoding carbohydrate ABC transporter permease: MKVSNLAKTRKRSDYFWAYLMIAPTMLGLFIFYLWPIAQNFYFSFTEWGAFGQYEWTGLDNYKRLLEDAALLQAFKNTSIYIIFTVPIGIFLSIVVAVLLNQNIKGKSIYRTLYFLPVITMPAAIAMVWKWLYNADYGMFNYLLSLVGIEGPQWVSDPKIALYSIIAVAIWSGIGYNMVIFLSGLQGIPKMYYEAAEIDGAGPVTVFFKITLPLLSPVIFFVSIMSLIGAFQVFDLIFMMIGKSSTALESTQSIVYLFYQHAFVLNDKGYAAAIAVLLLAVILIITAIQMVLQKKWVHYD; the protein is encoded by the coding sequence ATAAAGGTTTCTAACCTTGCTAAAACGAGGAAGCGTTCAGACTATTTTTGGGCTTATCTTATGATTGCACCTACAATGCTGGGTCTGTTTATTTTTTATCTCTGGCCCATTGCTCAGAATTTTTACTTTAGCTTTACCGAATGGGGTGCATTTGGACAGTATGAATGGACAGGCTTAGACAATTATAAGAGATTGCTTGAGGATGCAGCTCTCCTGCAAGCATTTAAAAACACAAGCATCTATATCATTTTTACCGTGCCGATTGGAATTTTCCTGTCTATTGTTGTGGCTGTTCTCTTAAATCAGAATATTAAAGGTAAATCTATTTACCGTACTTTATACTTTTTGCCAGTCATCACTATGCCAGCTGCCATTGCGATGGTCTGGAAATGGCTGTATAACGCAGACTATGGGATGTTTAATTATTTATTATCCTTGGTCGGAATTGAAGGGCCGCAGTGGGTAAGTGATCCTAAAATTGCTTTATATTCGATTATTGCGGTAGCGATTTGGAGCGGCATTGGCTATAATATGGTCATTTTTCTTTCAGGGCTGCAAGGTATTCCAAAGATGTATTATGAGGCAGCAGAAATAGATGGTGCAGGTCCTGTCACTGTATTTTTTAAAATTACACTGCCGCTGCTTTCACCAGTTATTTTCTTTGTGTCCATTATGTCACTGATTGGTGCCTTTCAAGTATTCGACTTGATTTTCATGATGATTGGAAAAAGCAGCACGGCGCTTGAAAGTACACAGTCCATTGTTTATTTGTTCTATCAGCATGCATTTGTACTAAACGATAAAGGGTATGCTGCGGCTATTGCAGTTCTTTTATTAGCGGTCATTTTAATAATTACAGCCATCCAGATGGTTCTTCAGAAAAAATGGGTTCATTATGATTAA
- a CDS encoding response regulator transcription factor, whose amino-acid sequence MINIMLVDDHTVLRDGIRSILEIEEDLLLVGEADSGDGLLKQLDTIAPDVIVLDINLPNKNGIELISIIKARYPACKILILTMFDHDEYFKSALREGADGYLLKDASSMEVIDAIRKIYQGNSIIHPKMASKLISYHRIHNDFATQNNELTNREKEVLNQLVRGKSNKEIAAQLSISDKTVKIHVNKIYKKLNVNSRSQAIIYAVQNKLVPYLN is encoded by the coding sequence ATGATTAATATAATGTTAGTGGATGATCATACTGTATTAAGAGACGGAATTCGAAGTATCTTGGAAATAGAAGAGGACTTGCTCCTGGTAGGTGAGGCAGATTCAGGAGATGGATTGCTAAAGCAATTGGATACTATTGCGCCGGATGTAATCGTGTTGGATATTAATCTGCCTAATAAGAATGGAATTGAACTTATTTCCATTATCAAGGCCAGGTATCCTGCCTGTAAAATACTAATCTTAACTATGTTTGATCATGATGAATACTTTAAATCTGCCCTGAGAGAAGGGGCTGACGGATATTTGTTAAAGGATGCTTCTTCCATGGAAGTTATCGACGCAATACGAAAAATATATCAAGGAAATTCTATTATACATCCTAAAATGGCAAGTAAATTAATTTCTTATCATCGTATCCATAACGACTTTGCCACTCAAAATAATGAATTGACCAACAGGGAAAAGGAAGTGCTCAATCAGTTGGTCAGAGGAAAGTCCAACAAGGAAATCGCCGCACAACTATCAATAAGCGATAAAACTGTAAAAATTCATGTCAATAAAATATATAAAAAACTAAACGTGAATAGTCGTTCACAAGCCATTATTTATGCTGTGCAGAATAAATTGGTGCCCTATTTAAATTAA
- a CDS encoding HAD family hydrolase, translating into MDKYKIILFDLDGTLSDPKAGITKSVQYALQKMNIVEPDIGKLECFIGPPIQVSFAEYYDFDEEASQKAISYYRERFKAKGMFENELYSSIPFLLKSLKEQQFILVVATSKPTVFSEQILKHFNIDHYFELVVGSNLDGTRTSKTEIIQFILEKYNKNKLEDFIMIGDRMHDIIGANNTGIDSIGVTYGYGSFEELNNVNPNYIVNSVVELKNILLGSQVKQIHYCSSTNR; encoded by the coding sequence ATGGATAAATACAAAATTATCTTATTTGATTTAGACGGTACACTTTCAGACCCAAAAGCAGGAATAACCAAATCGGTTCAATATGCATTACAGAAAATGAACATTGTAGAACCTGATATAGGCAAGCTTGAATGTTTCATAGGTCCGCCAATACAAGTTTCATTTGCTGAATATTACGACTTTGATGAGGAAGCTTCTCAAAAAGCAATTAGTTATTATAGGGAAAGGTTTAAGGCAAAGGGGATGTTTGAGAATGAGTTATATTCAAGTATTCCATTCCTGTTAAAATCGCTAAAAGAACAACAATTTATTTTAGTAGTTGCAACTTCAAAACCTACGGTATTTTCGGAACAAATACTAAAGCACTTTAATATTGACCACTATTTTGAACTTGTTGTTGGAAGTAATCTTGATGGAACAAGAACATCAAAAACAGAGATTATTCAATTTATACTAGAAAAGTACAATAAAAATAAGCTAGAAGACTTTATTATGATTGGCGACAGAATGCACGATATTATAGGTGCGAATAATACTGGTATTGACTCTATTGGAGTAACTTATGGATATGGTTCATTTGAGGAACTAAATAATGTTAACCCTAATTATATTGTAAATAGTGTTGTCGAATTAAAAAATATTTTATTGGGGAGTCAAGTCAAACAAATACATTATTGTTCTTCAACAAACAGATGA
- a CDS encoding Gfo/Idh/MocA family protein: protein MKTMTAILIGAGDRGARAYAPYALDYPHELKIVAVAEPNKDRRGRIQQEHQISNENCYESWEEISQLDKQIADIAIICTLDRNHFKVTMRALEQGYHVLLEKPMSPDPMECILMEQQAKTYGRQLTICHVLRYTDFWKAIKKVISRGEIGEVVSLQLNENVEVMHMSHSFIRGNWNNKEKSSPMILQKSCHDMDIISYVLGKPCKLLSSYGSLMHFKAENAPEGAPLRCLDGCPAELECPFHAGRYYLGEGRGWAKKFTEDYTNEGIIEALNRTPYGKCVYRSDNNVVDHQVVNMEFEGGATASFSMCGFTREQTRIVQIMGTKGEIRGNMEENKISIFDFLTRQETVIHFDQPVGGHGGGDRGIMRLFLEEVRNGNKEDSVSSVSASVRSHLMAFAAEESRLNQGQSINIDEYYHGLVGNIQV from the coding sequence ATGAAGACAATGACAGCGATCTTAATAGGAGCTGGGGACAGAGGGGCGAGAGCATATGCACCATATGCTCTCGATTATCCGCATGAATTAAAGATTGTTGCTGTTGCAGAACCCAATAAGGATAGGAGAGGGAGAATCCAGCAAGAACATCAGATTTCAAATGAAAATTGCTATGAATCATGGGAAGAGATCTCTCAGCTGGACAAACAAATTGCCGATATTGCCATTATCTGCACCCTGGATAGAAATCATTTCAAAGTTACCATGAGAGCTTTAGAGCAAGGGTATCATGTACTCTTGGAAAAACCAATGTCACCAGATCCGATGGAATGTATATTAATGGAACAGCAAGCTAAAACATATGGCCGGCAGCTGACGATCTGTCATGTGCTCAGGTATACCGACTTTTGGAAAGCTATTAAAAAGGTAATTTCCAGAGGGGAGATTGGTGAAGTTGTATCTCTTCAATTAAATGAAAATGTTGAAGTTATGCATATGTCACACAGTTTTATAAGAGGCAATTGGAATAACAAAGAAAAATCAAGTCCGATGATCCTCCAGAAGTCCTGTCACGACATGGATATCATTTCATATGTACTGGGAAAACCATGTAAACTATTAAGTTCATATGGATCCCTGATGCATTTTAAAGCGGAAAATGCCCCGGAAGGAGCCCCATTGCGATGCTTGGATGGATGTCCTGCCGAGCTGGAGTGCCCATTCCATGCAGGACGGTATTACCTCGGAGAAGGAAGAGGCTGGGCAAAAAAATTTACAGAAGATTATACAAATGAAGGCATAATTGAAGCCTTGAATAGAACGCCTTATGGAAAGTGTGTATATCGCTCAGATAATAATGTCGTCGACCATCAAGTTGTCAATATGGAATTTGAGGGAGGAGCAACCGCTTCCTTCAGCATGTGCGGATTTACAAGAGAACAAACTCGAATCGTTCAAATAATGGGAACCAAAGGTGAAATCCGCGGAAACATGGAAGAAAATAAAATCTCAATTTTTGATTTCCTAACTAGGCAGGAAACAGTGATTCATTTTGATCAGCCAGTCGGCGGGCATGGCGGTGGAGACCGTGGAATAATGAGACTATTCCTGGAAGAAGTCCGGAATGGCAATAAGGAGGACAGTGTTTCTTCTGTTTCCGCATCTGTAAGAAGTCATCTAATGGCATTTGCAGCGGAAGAGTCACGGTTAAACCAGGGTCAATCTATTAATATAGATGAATATTATCATGGTTTAGTGGGGAATATTCAAGTTTAA
- a CDS encoding M4 family metallopeptidase, protein MNKKILALGLSLGLTASAFSPATSLAAPNNVLSVSKYNEAVGSPEFISGKLTNPSKKNVEDIVFEYVKANKKKFKLGSKTAQESFKVTSNKKDKLGSALRLQQMYNGVPVWGSTQAAVVTDEGVLTVFSGTVTPDLETKKGLKSEKKVNANKAINIAEGDLGFTPDYEKNPSAELVVYTKGEEATYAYQVNLNFLSPKPGNYNYFIEASTGKILDKYNDLHEAHAKPSFKKTGKPVALSDATGSGKGVLGDTRSLNMTFDGTSYFLQDRTRAAGVFTYDAVNRSRLPGTLWTSPDNLLNSTYDAAAVDAHYYAGKTFDYYKNVFNRNSYDNRGSALKSTVHYGSRYNNAFWNGSQMVYGDGDGTTFRPLSAGLDVVAHELTHAVTDTSSDLIYQNESGALNEAMSDVFGTLVEFFDNNNPDYEIGEDIYTPNIANDALRSMSDPTKSGDPDHYSKRYTGSEDNGGVHINSGIINKAAYLLAKGGTHYGVTVSGIGNEKVGQIYYRANTVYLTASSTFSQARAALVQSAADLYGAGAAEVASVNKSFDAVGVK, encoded by the coding sequence GTGAACAAGAAAATTTTAGCTCTAGGGTTGTCACTCGGTCTGACTGCCAGTGCCTTCTCTCCTGCCACATCACTCGCTGCACCAAACAACGTCTTATCCGTATCCAAGTACAATGAAGCAGTTGGTTCCCCGGAATTCATCTCAGGAAAGCTGACAAATCCATCGAAGAAAAATGTTGAAGACATTGTATTCGAGTATGTGAAAGCCAATAAGAAGAAGTTCAAGTTAGGTTCAAAAACGGCACAAGAATCGTTTAAGGTAACATCTAACAAGAAGGACAAGCTGGGTTCTGCTCTTCGATTACAGCAAATGTACAACGGAGTGCCTGTTTGGGGATCCACTCAGGCTGCTGTTGTTACGGATGAAGGGGTTTTAACTGTGTTCTCGGGCACTGTCACTCCTGATTTGGAAACAAAGAAAGGCCTTAAATCAGAAAAGAAAGTCAATGCTAATAAAGCCATCAATATTGCAGAAGGCGACCTTGGATTTACACCAGACTATGAGAAAAACCCATCAGCTGAGCTTGTGGTTTATACTAAAGGGGAGGAAGCGACTTACGCATATCAAGTAAACTTAAACTTCCTTTCTCCAAAACCAGGAAACTATAATTATTTTATCGAGGCCTCGACAGGCAAGATTCTAGACAAATACAATGATCTTCATGAAGCACACGCTAAGCCTTCTTTTAAAAAGACTGGAAAACCGGTGGCTCTTAGTGATGCTACAGGTTCCGGCAAAGGCGTTTTAGGGGATACCAGGTCGTTAAATATGACTTTCGACGGAACTTCATATTTCTTACAAGATAGAACAAGGGCTGCGGGAGTTTTTACATACGATGCTGTAAATCGTTCAAGATTACCTGGTACACTTTGGACAAGTCCTGACAATCTATTAAATAGCACATATGATGCTGCTGCCGTTGATGCCCATTATTATGCAGGCAAGACGTTTGATTATTATAAGAACGTATTTAATCGCAACTCATATGACAACAGAGGTTCAGCTTTAAAATCGACTGTCCACTATGGCAGCAGGTACAATAATGCATTCTGGAACGGAAGCCAAATGGTATATGGGGATGGAGACGGTACTACATTCCGTCCGTTATCCGCTGGTCTAGATGTAGTTGCGCATGAACTTACACATGCGGTAACAGACACCAGTTCAGACTTAATCTATCAAAACGAATCTGGTGCATTAAATGAAGCTATGTCCGATGTTTTTGGTACTCTTGTAGAATTTTTCGATAATAATAATCCGGATTATGAAATTGGAGAAGACATCTATACACCAAATATCGCTAACGATGCCCTTCGATCTATGAGCGATCCAACAAAGAGTGGAGATCCTGATCATTACTCAAAACGTTATACGGGTTCTGAGGACAATGGAGGAGTTCACATAAATAGCGGGATCATCAATAAAGCTGCGTATCTATTAGCGAAAGGCGGCACTCATTACGGTGTGACCGTTTCGGGTATCGGTAATGAAAAAGTCGGCCAAATCTACTATCGTGCCAATACGGTTTACTTAACGGCTTCTTCTACATTCAGCCAGGCTCGCGCTGCATTAGTACAGTCTGCAGCAGACCTGTATGGTGCTGGGGCTGCTGAAGTAGCTTCAGTCAATAAATCGTTTGATGCAGTAGGCGTTAAATAA
- a CDS encoding carbohydrate ABC transporter permease, with translation MDRALKLITSRTFLFHFILIIGAAAMVLPFLWMILTSLKTYAESIQVPPVLIPEDFQWGNYKEVFGLLPFFKFMYNTVIITVLRTAGQLFLCSLAAYAFARIEFPGRNILFLLALTVLMVPGQVFLLPQYMIMVKLGWLNSLQAVIVPGLFSAFGTFLLRQFFMGLPKELEEAARLDGCNHFQIYWKVMLPLAKPGLIALGIFTTLWSWNELMWPMIVNSSPESMTLSVGLSSLQGQFLTNYPILMAGSFLAILPMLILFVFLQKQFIEGIAVTGGK, from the coding sequence ATGGACAGAGCACTTAAGCTTATTACAAGTAGAACATTCCTTTTCCATTTCATCCTGATTATTGGGGCTGCAGCAATGGTTCTGCCTTTCTTATGGATGATCCTTACCTCGTTAAAGACGTATGCTGAATCGATTCAAGTACCCCCGGTTTTGATTCCCGAAGATTTTCAGTGGGGAAATTATAAAGAGGTATTTGGACTCCTGCCCTTTTTCAAATTTATGTACAATACTGTAATTATTACAGTTCTTCGGACAGCCGGCCAATTGTTCCTATGTTCATTAGCTGCATATGCCTTTGCCAGAATTGAATTTCCGGGGAGAAACATTCTATTTTTGTTAGCGCTTACTGTGTTAATGGTGCCTGGGCAAGTTTTCCTGTTGCCGCAATATATGATTATGGTGAAATTAGGCTGGCTCAATTCCCTGCAGGCAGTCATTGTACCAGGGTTGTTCAGCGCGTTTGGCACGTTTCTATTGCGGCAGTTTTTCATGGGACTGCCTAAAGAATTGGAGGAGGCGGCCAGACTTGATGGCTGCAACCATTTTCAAATTTATTGGAAGGTGATGCTCCCGCTTGCAAAGCCGGGTTTAATCGCTCTTGGGATCTTTACAACACTCTGGAGCTGGAATGAATTGATGTGGCCGATGATTGTCAATAGTTCTCCTGAGTCTATGACTCTATCAGTGGGATTATCCTCACTTCAGGGGCAATTTTTGACCAATTACCCAATTCTAATGGCTGGATCTTTTCTAGCCATCCTGCCAATGCTGATCTTGTTTGTCTTCCTGCAAAAACAGTTTATTGAAGGGATTGCTGTTACGGGAGGGAAATAA
- a CDS encoding ABC transporter substrate-binding protein — MKKWIIMLLTVVLGVIGLSGCSDNDAASGGGKDGKVEITYGFWDKKQVPAIEEIIKLFNEKYPDIQVKTEITPYGQYFQKLETAATGGALPDVLWMNGAHVVQYAEGKVILPLSEMAEKDNYSLENYPESLIDLYTVGGDIYGIPKDYDTTGLWYNKKIFDEAGVSYPDETWDWEKLKEAAKQLTDKEKGIWGYAALMGNQGGYYDFIWQNGGYIISEDGKSAGFDQPEAIEALGYNVSFIKEGLSPTQAQMTETAASELFSSGKIAMMFDGPWMVPEYKKNPDLDVAVVPQGKKRAVSIHGLSNVISSNTKHKEEAWKFVQFLGSKEAAEVYAKTGTVIPAFNGTQDAWKESVPNLNLQAFIDGAEYSVPLPSVEKTGEIWQYETDVLKKAWSEEISIEEAAEELTKKANEALSK, encoded by the coding sequence ATGAAGAAATGGATCATCATGCTATTAACCGTTGTATTAGGTGTGATTGGCCTATCAGGCTGCAGTGATAATGATGCAGCATCCGGCGGAGGAAAAGATGGCAAGGTTGAGATTACGTATGGATTCTGGGATAAAAAGCAGGTTCCGGCGATTGAAGAAATTATAAAGTTATTTAATGAAAAATATCCGGACATTCAAGTGAAAACAGAAATCACACCTTATGGCCAATACTTTCAAAAGCTTGAAACAGCGGCAACGGGCGGTGCTTTGCCAGATGTTTTATGGATGAATGGTGCACATGTTGTGCAGTATGCAGAAGGGAAGGTCATTCTTCCATTAAGTGAAATGGCGGAAAAGGACAACTATAGCTTAGAAAATTACCCGGAATCACTGATTGATCTTTACACGGTAGGTGGAGATATTTATGGGATTCCAAAGGATTACGATACAACCGGGCTATGGTATAACAAGAAAATCTTTGATGAAGCCGGAGTATCCTACCCGGATGAAACATGGGATTGGGAAAAATTGAAGGAAGCTGCGAAACAGCTGACTGACAAAGAAAAAGGAATTTGGGGCTATGCGGCATTAATGGGCAATCAGGGAGGATATTACGATTTCATCTGGCAAAATGGCGGCTATATCATTTCTGAGGATGGCAAGTCCGCAGGTTTTGATCAGCCTGAGGCAATCGAGGCATTAGGATACAATGTCAGCTTTATTAAAGAAGGACTCTCTCCTACTCAAGCACAGATGACCGAAACGGCGGCTTCTGAATTATTCTCATCTGGAAAAATAGCGATGATGTTTGATGGTCCTTGGATGGTTCCTGAATATAAGAAAAATCCTGATTTAGATGTAGCGGTGGTTCCACAAGGCAAAAAGCGTGCCGTTTCTATCCACGGGCTTTCCAATGTAATATCTTCGAATACAAAACATAAAGAAGAAGCCTGGAAGTTTGTTCAATTCCTTGGCTCCAAAGAAGCAGCAGAAGTTTATGCCAAAACAGGAACCGTTATTCCAGCATTTAATGGTACACAGGATGCATGGAAAGAATCGGTCCCTAATTTAAACCTTCAAGCATTTATTGATGGAGCAGAATATTCAGTGCCTTTGCCAAGTGTGGAAAAAACGGGGGAAATCTGGCAGTACGAAACAGATGTACTTAAAAAGGCCTGGAGTGAGGAAATAAGTATTGAAGAAGCAGCAGAAGAGCTGACAAAGAAAGCAAATGAGGCATTGTCCAAGTAA
- a CDS encoding sensor histidine kinase, whose translation MTISILLKAVIEKKKLNALSVLTTELNRINTNDLHEKKSLLAETFNANAFVLLAKENDTWKLLFKEGQVKSEVAFSDELSLFLEGVSDISILTGNDSKELPCNQIFNNMILSQAFSPLIVDNEKIGMLMVGRVSEIGFSFGEIRSLTVLSNVLASTLKTRSLILENERLMILEERSRIARDIHDGIGQSLAGIVFQMESSLALRKKNEYKGDNLNLNYSIEQWIDKLRDSIKELRESIYSLRTCPLEQNGLERAIQEKIQKMAEGKASIIFTQKGEPYPLGSQVEKLVYDIFQESLQNSVKHAKAEKIQVTLKYGREQTMIKIKDDGIGFSLFEKLIKCQTEPHFGILTMNELAHKFGAKFEIDSAEGKGTEIRLAIRHNN comes from the coding sequence ATGACCATTTCGATTCTTTTAAAAGCAGTGATAGAAAAAAAGAAGTTGAATGCATTGTCCGTCCTTACTACTGAATTAAACCGTATCAATACAAATGACCTTCATGAAAAGAAAAGCCTTCTAGCGGAGACCTTTAATGCTAATGCTTTCGTTTTATTAGCAAAAGAAAATGATACATGGAAGCTTCTATTTAAGGAAGGACAGGTAAAAAGCGAAGTAGCATTCAGTGATGAACTTTCATTATTCTTAGAAGGAGTTTCAGACATATCCATTTTGACAGGAAACGATTCCAAGGAGTTGCCATGCAATCAAATTTTTAATAATATGATTCTCTCGCAGGCATTTTCCCCTCTTATTGTCGACAATGAAAAAATAGGTATGTTAATGGTCGGCAGAGTAAGTGAGATTGGTTTTAGTTTTGGTGAAATTCGCTCACTAACCGTATTATCCAATGTGCTGGCTAGCACATTGAAAACACGGTCCTTAATACTAGAAAATGAGAGACTGATGATTTTGGAAGAACGCAGCCGCATTGCACGTGATATTCACGATGGTATTGGTCAGTCTTTGGCAGGTATAGTTTTTCAGATGGAATCCTCGCTTGCGCTGCGAAAGAAAAATGAATATAAAGGGGACAACCTTAATCTTAATTATTCAATTGAACAGTGGATTGACAAACTAAGAGACAGTATAAAAGAGCTTCGTGAATCGATATATTCTTTAAGGACGTGCCCTTTGGAACAAAATGGATTAGAACGGGCGATACAAGAAAAAATCCAGAAGATGGCCGAGGGAAAAGCGAGTATTATTTTCACTCAGAAAGGGGAGCCATACCCTTTAGGAAGTCAAGTAGAAAAACTAGTCTATGATATATTCCAGGAGAGTCTGCAAAACTCAGTAAAACATGCAAAGGCTGAAAAGATTCAAGTCACTCTCAAATATGGACGAGAGCAGACTATGATAAAAATTAAAGATGACGGTATAGGATTTTCTTTATTTGAAAAATTGATAAAATGCCAAACAGAACCTCATTTTGGAATCCTCACCATGAACGAGCTCGCACATAAATTTGGAGCCAAATTTGAGATAGACAGCGCAGAAGGCAAGGGCACGGAAATCCGTCTTGCCATACGGCACAATAATTAA
- the ilvA gene encoding threonine ammonia-lyase: METLMDKVHQTPLKQSTTLNYLTNANVYLKLENLQKTGSFKLRGAMNKILSLSDQEVKRGVLAASAGNHAQGVALAASLRGIKSTIYMPRHTPLAKVAATRGYGAEAVLAGETYHESYHLATEEMHQSGSTFVHAFDDDRVIAGQGTIALEMLQQNSQLNVIFVPIGGGGLISGIALGVKANNPSIKVIGVQASGASAAYQRFKGQKMKSLLPISTIADGILVKEPGIKTFPIIEKYVDDIVTVTEEEIAHAILFMLEREKMLVEGAGAAALAAILYKKAPIEQKKVGCIISGGNVDPVKMQTYQEISQSKRVSNL; the protein is encoded by the coding sequence ATGGAAACATTAATGGATAAAGTGCATCAGACTCCTTTAAAGCAAAGTACAACATTAAATTACTTAACGAATGCCAACGTCTATTTAAAACTGGAAAATTTGCAAAAAACAGGATCCTTTAAACTAAGAGGAGCCATGAATAAAATTTTATCTCTATCAGATCAGGAAGTGAAAAGAGGGGTTCTAGCCGCATCTGCCGGAAATCATGCTCAAGGAGTAGCGCTGGCCGCATCGTTAAGAGGAATCAAATCGACAATTTATATGCCCAGGCATACTCCGCTTGCTAAGGTAGCTGCCACTAGGGGATATGGTGCTGAAGCCGTATTGGCCGGAGAAACGTATCATGAATCCTATCATTTAGCGACAGAAGAAATGCACCAAAGTGGCAGTACCTTTGTTCATGCATTTGATGATGATAGGGTTATAGCAGGGCAAGGAACCATTGCATTAGAAATGCTGCAGCAAAATAGTCAATTAAACGTTATTTTTGTACCCATTGGCGGGGGCGGGCTGATATCGGGAATTGCACTTGGAGTCAAAGCTAATAATCCTTCAATAAAAGTGATCGGTGTGCAGGCATCAGGGGCATCTGCAGCCTATCAGAGATTTAAAGGGCAAAAAATGAAGTCTCTTCTTCCTATTAGCACAATAGCGGATGGGATATTGGTTAAGGAGCCAGGGATTAAAACCTTTCCAATCATAGAAAAGTATGTGGATGATATCGTAACAGTAACTGAAGAAGAAATTGCCCATGCAATCCTGTTCATGCTTGAAAGAGAAAAAATGCTGGTTGAAGGAGCGGGTGCCGCTGCATTGGCTGCTATTTTATACAAAAAGGCACCGATTGAACAAAAGAAAGTGGGCTGTATCATAAGCGGAGGAAATGTAGACCCCGTTAAAATGCAAACCTATCAGGAAATATCTCAGTCTAAGAGAGTATCCAATTTATAA
- a CDS encoding LacI family DNA-binding transcriptional regulator, with protein MVRLKDIAEYVGVSISTVSRVIQNDQTRNVNQETRNKIWQAVKELGYTPNQHARNLVSNRQNKSDARTMKIGWVANPTQAELNPYFSNIYTGIRDTLTENDYTLISITKDEIENEALLLKTIHELGIEGLLLIDSIDESLIDYIQQTIPVVGLDFYYSDKDIAIIDYNRVAALEKVVQHLVSLGHRDIGFIGGGINEAFHNLNEELRFKGYQSAMKEAGLSIRDEWVINTRWKMENSYEGMNQLLKSSPGDLPTAMVCASDLMALAAMRAVIENKLRIPEDIAFFGVDNIEMGKYSSPPLSTVEIPKYEMGKMAAKTIMEMVEEKVVLPIKIILPFELVTRESSSKKRT; from the coding sequence GTGGTTAGATTAAAGGATATTGCGGAGTATGTTGGCGTTTCTATTTCTACTGTTTCCAGAGTCATTCAGAATGACCAGACACGGAATGTTAACCAGGAAACGAGAAATAAAATCTGGCAGGCTGTCAAAGAGCTGGGATATACACCCAATCAGCATGCAAGAAATCTGGTCAGCAACAGACAAAATAAAAGTGATGCCAGGACAATGAAAATCGGCTGGGTTGCCAACCCTACACAGGCAGAATTAAATCCATACTTTTCTAATATCTATACTGGTATTCGTGATACTTTAACAGAAAATGATTATACATTAATAAGTATTACAAAGGATGAAATTGAAAATGAAGCACTTCTTCTTAAGACCATTCACGAACTCGGGATTGAAGGACTGCTGCTGATCGACAGTATCGATGAGAGCTTAATTGACTACATACAGCAAACAATTCCTGTTGTGGGACTTGACTTCTACTATTCCGATAAAGATATTGCCATTATAGATTATAACCGTGTGGCAGCATTGGAAAAAGTTGTCCAGCATTTAGTGAGTCTGGGTCATCGTGATATTGGTTTTATCGGAGGGGGAATTAATGAAGCCTTCCATAACTTGAATGAAGAATTAAGATTTAAGGGTTATCAATCTGCTATGAAAGAAGCAGGCCTTTCAATTCGAGATGAATGGGTTATTAATACCAGATGGAAAATGGAAAACAGCTATGAGGGAATGAATCAGCTCCTTAAAAGCAGTCCGGGAGACTTGCCGACAGCTATGGTTTGTGCAAGTGATTTAATGGCATTGGCTGCAATGAGAGCAGTTATAGAAAACAAGTTAAGAATCCCCGAAGATATTGCCTTCTTTGGAGTGGATAATATAGAAATGGGGAAATATTCATCACCGCCTCTTTCAACTGTAGAAATCCCTAAATATGAAATGGGAAAAATGGCAGCTAAAACGATTATGGAAATGGTAGAAGAAAAAGTAGTTTTGCCAATCAAAATTATTTTACCATTTGAGTTAGTTACTCGTGAATCATCTTCAAAAAAACGGACCTAA
- a CDS encoding aspartyl-phosphate phosphatase Spo0E family protein has translation MCKEDLIEIARSKMINSIRKNGFLSKKTIQLSQELDVYIWEQQKQKINTKFLKKK, from the coding sequence ATGTGTAAGGAGGATCTAATTGAAATAGCTCGAAGTAAAATGATTAATAGTATAAGGAAAAATGGATTCTTGAGTAAAAAGACCATTCAACTCAGCCAGGAATTGGACGTGTATATATGGGAGCAGCAAAAACAAAAGATAAATACGAAATTTCTGAAGAAAAAGTAA